From a single Calothrix sp. NIES-2098 genomic region:
- a CDS encoding phosphate transport system permease protein 2, producing the protein MATTYQRDDYLDSTAEFTDNIEKRETLGKVFEILFLIGLLIGLFVLALLLFDIFRDGLARFLSPGFLTETPSRFPDEGGIRPAIISSIILGIVVIVVTVPIGVGAALYLEEYAPRNWWTAIIEINISNLAGVPSIVYGLLGLGVFNYLLGFGPALISGALTLSLLSLPVIIVTAREAIRAVPNSLRYASYGLGATKWKTISSHVIPYAIPGILTGVIISISRAIGDAASLIVVGAVGFLTFNPGLFQRFMALPIQIYSYITRPEPGFANAAAATIIALLLLILALNGVAIYIRQRFTIH; encoded by the coding sequence ATGGCTACAACTTACCAACGAGATGATTATCTAGATTCGACAGCAGAATTTACTGATAACATTGAAAAAAGAGAAACTTTAGGAAAAGTATTTGAAATCCTTTTTTTAATAGGGTTGTTGATTGGCTTATTCGTCCTCGCCTTACTACTTTTTGATATCTTCCGCGACGGATTAGCCAGATTTTTATCCCCTGGTTTTCTCACAGAAACCCCTTCTCGTTTCCCCGATGAAGGTGGTATACGTCCGGCAATTATTAGCAGCATTATCTTAGGAATTGTTGTCATTGTAGTCACAGTTCCAATTGGTGTGGGAGCCGCTTTATATTTAGAAGAGTATGCACCGAGAAATTGGTGGACAGCAATTATTGAGATTAATATCAGTAATCTAGCGGGAGTACCTTCTATTGTTTATGGATTGTTGGGTTTAGGAGTTTTTAACTATTTGCTTGGCTTTGGCCCTGCTTTAATTTCTGGTGCATTGACTTTATCTTTATTGTCTTTACCAGTAATTATTGTCACAGCTAGAGAAGCAATTCGTGCCGTTCCGAATTCTCTGAGATATGCATCTTATGGATTGGGTGCTACCAAATGGAAAACTATTAGTAGCCATGTCATACCCTATGCTATTCCTGGTATCCTCACAGGAGTGATTATCTCAATATCTCGTGCTATTGGAGATGCTGCATCTTTAATTGTTGTCGGTGCGGTGGGTTTTCTAACATTCAACCCTGGTTTATTCCAGAGATTTATGGCGTTACCCATTCAAATATACAGTTACATTACTCGCCCAGAACCAGGTTTTGCAAATGCAGCAGCAGCGACAATTATCGCGTTGTTACTCTTAATTTTAGCTTTGAATGGGGTAGCAATTTATATTAGACAACGCTTCACTATCCATTAA
- a CDS encoding phosphate transport system permease protein 1 → MPYSSNSRNQSDSATLNQNNTVFDVEGVKVYYGGFLALLDVYLQIPEKQIVAFIGPSGCGKSTLLRCFNRMNDLIPGAKVEGRLNYRDRNIYDPRINSVKLRRQVGMVFQRPNPFPKSIYENIAFGPRANGYKGNLDELVEDSLRRAAIWSEVKDKLKEKGTALSGGQQQRLCIARAIAMKPDVLLMDEPCSALDPISSRQVEELCLELKEQYTIIMVTHNMQQAARVADWTAFFNTEIDQHSKRRGKLVEFSPTDQMFSSPQTKEAEDYISGRFG, encoded by the coding sequence ATGCCCTATAGCAGCAACAGCAGAAATCAATCAGATAGCGCTACACTAAACCAAAACAACACCGTATTTGATGTTGAAGGTGTGAAAGTATACTATGGGGGATTTCTAGCACTTCTAGATGTCTATTTGCAGATTCCTGAGAAACAAATAGTTGCTTTTATTGGCCCTTCAGGATGTGGTAAAAGTACCCTACTACGCTGCTTCAACCGCATGAACGATTTGATTCCCGGTGCTAAGGTAGAGGGTAGATTAAATTACCGCGATCGCAATATTTACGATCCCAGAATTAATTCGGTTAAATTACGCCGCCAAGTTGGGATGGTTTTTCAAAGACCGAATCCTTTCCCGAAATCAATTTATGAAAATATTGCTTTTGGCCCGCGTGCTAATGGCTATAAAGGTAATCTCGATGAATTAGTCGAAGATTCCTTAAGACGCGCTGCGATTTGGAGTGAAGTCAAAGACAAACTCAAAGAGAAGGGTACGGCGTTATCTGGCGGACAACAGCAACGACTCTGCATTGCCAGAGCGATCGCCATGAAGCCAGATGTATTATTAATGGATGAACCATGCTCGGCTCTTGACCCCATCTCTAGCCGCCAAGTAGAAGAACTCTGCTTAGAACTCAAAGAGCAATACACTATTATTATGGTGACTCATAATATGCAGCAAGCTGCCAGAGTTGCAGATTGGACGGCTTTTTTCAATACAGAAATAGACCAACACAGCAAGCGTCGAGGAAAATTAGTCGAGTTTAGTCCTACAGACCAAATGTTTAGTTCGCCTCAAACTAAAGAAGCCGAAGACTATATTAGTGGGCGCTTCGGTTAA
- a CDS encoding sulfate ABC transporter periplasmic sulfate-binding protein: protein MSLQYLAQLAYLIVDKILQTIRHYQHIVARWLKVRNVRSFVSLLLVGAILSIAIASCSETRFAGQSDVRLKLVSFSVTKAAHDQIIPKFVEKWKKEHNQNVTFEQIYGGSGAQAAAVIAGSQEADIVHLALPLDVNKIQQAGLIKPGWENKSPRNGIVSRSVAAIVTREGNPKGINSWQDLAKDGVTLIAANPKTSGIAIWEFLALWGSVTLTGGDEATALDYVTKVYKNTPILTKDAREASDLFFQQKQGDVLINYENEIALAQQNGSKLPYTVPQVNISIDNPVAIVDKNVDKHGNREVAAAFVDFLYSTEAQREFAKLQYRPVNPTVSQEVVAKYPPINTLFTSQDLGGWDLIQKKFFVDGAIFDKVQSAKKA, encoded by the coding sequence ATGAGCTTGCAATATCTAGCGCAATTAGCATACTTAATTGTGGATAAAATTTTGCAGACTATACGGCATTACCAACACATAGTTGCACGTTGGTTAAAAGTACGTAATGTTCGCAGCTTTGTAAGTTTGTTGTTGGTAGGAGCTATTTTAAGTATAGCGATCGCATCTTGTTCGGAAACCAGATTTGCAGGGCAATCTGATGTCAGGCTCAAGCTTGTTTCTTTCTCTGTTACTAAAGCTGCTCACGACCAAATAATTCCTAAATTTGTCGAAAAGTGGAAAAAAGAACACAATCAAAATGTCACTTTTGAGCAAATTTATGGCGGTTCTGGCGCGCAAGCCGCAGCTGTAATTGCAGGTTCCCAAGAAGCAGATATAGTACACTTAGCACTGCCTTTAGATGTCAACAAAATTCAGCAAGCAGGTTTGATTAAACCGGGTTGGGAAAACAAATCGCCGAGAAATGGTATTGTTAGTAGATCTGTGGCAGCGATTGTAACTCGTGAAGGCAACCCCAAAGGTATTAATAGTTGGCAAGACTTGGCAAAAGACGGCGTTACATTAATTGCAGCCAACCCGAAAACTTCTGGTATTGCTATTTGGGAATTTTTAGCTTTGTGGGGTTCAGTAACTCTAACTGGTGGTGATGAAGCAACAGCTTTAGATTATGTCACCAAAGTCTATAAAAATACGCCAATTCTCACAAAAGATGCTCGTGAAGCTAGCGATTTATTTTTCCAGCAAAAACAGGGAGATGTTTTAATCAACTACGAAAACGAGATCGCTTTAGCGCAACAGAATGGCTCAAAACTGCCTTATACAGTACCACAAGTAAATATTTCCATTGACAATCCTGTTGCTATAGTTGATAAAAACGTTGATAAACACGGGAACAGAGAAGTTGCCGCAGCATTCGTTGATTTCTTATACTCCACAGAAGCCCAGCGCGAATTTGCTAAGTTACAATATCGTCCTGTCAATCCTACTGTTAGCCAAGAAGTAGTAGCAAAATATCCACCAATCAATACTTTATTCACATCTCAAGATTTAGGTGGTTGGGATTTAATTCAGAAGAAGTTTTTTGTCGATGGGGCAATTTTTGATAAGGTGCAATCTGCAAAAAAAGCATGA
- a CDS encoding phosphinothricin N-acetyltransferase, with product MKAKIRLANEHDASQMLAIYAPIVRETTISFELEPPSEVEFQQRIENYQQQMPWLVCEIDGEVVGYAYASPYRTRAAYQWSVESSVYVGENYRRKGIATALYTTLFKLLQLQGFYNVVAAIALPNQASVAAHEAVGFLPQGVLRQVGYKFSQWHDIGFWQLALQTEQSAENDSCIQPVNPPLSVSAIQQLPLWNEALMSGFLLL from the coding sequence GTGAAAGCAAAAATTAGACTAGCCAATGAACATGACGCATCACAAATGCTGGCAATTTATGCACCTATTGTCCGCGAAACGACAATTTCCTTTGAGCTAGAACCACCCAGCGAAGTTGAGTTTCAACAGAGGATCGAGAACTATCAACAGCAAATGCCTTGGCTCGTTTGCGAAATTGATGGTGAAGTTGTCGGCTACGCTTATGCTAGCCCTTATCGTACCCGTGCAGCTTACCAATGGTCTGTAGAATCATCTGTGTACGTCGGTGAGAATTATCGCCGCAAAGGAATTGCCACAGCCTTGTACACTACGTTGTTTAAATTACTGCAACTCCAAGGATTTTATAATGTGGTGGCGGCGATCGCTTTACCCAATCAAGCGAGTGTAGCTGCACATGAGGCTGTTGGTTTTTTACCTCAAGGCGTCTTGCGGCAAGTTGGGTATAAATTTAGTCAGTGGCATGATATAGGTTTTTGGCAATTAGCTTTACAAACTGAGCAATCTGCTGAGAACGACAGTTGCATACAACCTGTAAATCCACCTCTTTCTGTGTCAGCAATACAACAATTGCCTCTGTGGAATGAAGCTTTAATGAGTGGATTTTTGCTGCTGTGA
- a CDS encoding phosphate ABC transporter, inner membrane subunit PstC: MQNINPRDDSYQSFRQSLEKNASDDIVEKLIGIILFACALVSVFTTFGIVLIIFKEAFGFFQKVSFAQFFLDTKWTPLFAEQHFGVWPLINGTLLTTAIAMAVAIPLGLSSAIYLSEYAQPKVAAILRPAVELLAGIPTVVYGYFALLFVTPLLRNVLPLELFNALSAGLMMGVMITPTVGSISLDAIQAVPRSLREGAYALGITKLESIFRVVLPAALSGIIASIILGISRAVGETMTVVIAAGQQPKLTINFAESVETMTAYMAQISGGDSPRGSLNFQTLYAVGALLFLITLALNIISYWVANRFKEKYD; this comes from the coding sequence ATGCAAAATATAAATCCTCGTGACGATTCATATCAAAGTTTTAGACAGTCGCTAGAAAAAAATGCCTCAGACGATATCGTAGAAAAGTTAATTGGGATAATTTTATTTGCTTGCGCGTTAGTTTCCGTATTCACTACTTTCGGCATTGTCCTCATTATCTTTAAAGAGGCATTTGGCTTTTTCCAAAAAGTTTCTTTCGCCCAGTTCTTTCTTGATACTAAGTGGACACCTTTATTTGCCGAGCAACATTTTGGTGTTTGGCCTTTGATTAATGGTACGCTCTTAACAACAGCGATCGCAATGGCTGTGGCTATTCCTCTAGGTTTATCTTCGGCAATTTATTTAAGTGAATACGCTCAACCTAAAGTAGCAGCAATTTTACGCCCAGCAGTTGAACTTTTAGCAGGAATACCAACTGTAGTATATGGTTATTTTGCATTACTATTTGTCACGCCATTACTACGAAATGTCCTTCCTTTAGAATTATTCAACGCTTTAAGTGCAGGATTAATGATGGGAGTAATGATTACTCCTACAGTTGGTTCTATTAGCTTAGATGCTATTCAAGCAGTTCCCCGTTCTTTAAGAGAAGGCGCTTACGCTTTAGGTATTACTAAACTAGAATCTATTTTTAGAGTTGTGCTACCAGCCGCCCTTTCGGGGATTATCGCTTCTATTATTTTGGGAATTTCACGTGCTGTCGGCGAAACAATGACTGTCGTAATTGCTGCGGGACAACAACCGAAACTAACTATTAACTTCGCAGAATCAGTAGAAACAATGACAGCTTATATGGCACAAATTTCTGGTGGAGATAGCCCCCGTGGTAGCCTAAATTTCCAGACTTTATATGCTGTAGGCGCGCTTTTGTTTTTAATTACCCTAGCTTTGAACATTATTAGTTACTGGGTTGCTAACCGATTTAAAGAAAAATACGATTAA
- a CDS encoding cadmium resistance transporter, giving the protein MNELITAIPTGITAFTATNLDDLVILTLLFSQANATFRRRHIVIGQYLGFCTLVIASLFGFLGGLILPSNLIGLLGLVPITIGLNRLLNPEMNSADEESEIELSHTSPFASFLSPQAYSVAAITIANGSDNIGIYMPLFANSAVSELLVIIAVFLLLVGVWCYVTYKLTCQSAIANLLTRYGNNFVPFVLIGLGVFIILDSASLAPITLIVTCLSLMALIKIIQNYKFKAESL; this is encoded by the coding sequence ATGAACGAACTTATTACAGCTATCCCCACGGGAATCACAGCTTTTACAGCTACAAACCTAGATGATTTAGTCATCCTCACACTGTTATTCTCTCAAGCAAATGCCACTTTCCGCCGTCGTCACATCGTAATTGGTCAGTATCTAGGCTTCTGTACTTTAGTGATTGCCAGCTTATTTGGTTTTCTCGGAGGATTAATATTACCATCTAATTTAATTGGGCTTTTGGGTTTAGTACCAATTACCATTGGATTAAATCGCTTACTCAATCCCGAAATGAATTCTGCTGATGAAGAATCAGAAATAGAATTATCTCATACTTCTCCTTTCGCTAGTTTTTTATCTCCTCAAGCGTATAGCGTAGCGGCTATTACCATTGCTAACGGCAGTGATAATATAGGTATCTATATGCCATTGTTTGCTAACAGTGCTGTTTCGGAGTTGCTAGTCATCATTGCAGTCTTTTTATTGCTCGTAGGTGTTTGGTGTTATGTCACTTATAAACTAACCTGCCAGAGTGCGATCGCTAATTTGTTAACTCGCTATGGTAATAATTTTGTTCCCTTTGTCTTGATAGGTTTAGGTGTGTTTATTATCCTAGACAGTGCTTCGCTAGCTCCGATTACCTTGATAGTTACTTGTTTGTCTTTAATGGCACTAATCAAAATCATTCAAAACTATAAATTCAAAGCTGAAAGTTTGTAA
- the pyrE_1 gene encoding orotate phosphoribosyltransferase gives MIKSELAKQIYAISHLVGSFQLRSGRISSEYFDKYQFEANPSLLDAIVKQMVNLIPSDTEVLAGLELGAISIVTLLSHYSGLPTAFVRKEAKKYGTSRLAEGAQINNRKVLIVEDVVTSGGQIVISAHQLRQLGAEIDYALCVIDREEGAVDKLLAEGIVLLSLLQRRDFPT, from the coding sequence ATGATTAAAAGCGAACTAGCAAAGCAAATTTATGCAATTTCACATCTTGTTGGTTCGTTTCAACTGCGCTCTGGACGAATATCAAGTGAATACTTTGATAAGTATCAATTCGAGGCAAATCCGAGCTTACTTGATGCTATTGTGAAGCAGATGGTTAATCTCATTCCCAGCGATACTGAAGTACTGGCTGGTCTTGAACTTGGTGCTATTTCCATAGTCACACTCTTATCACACTACTCTGGCTTACCTACTGCTTTCGTAAGAAAAGAAGCGAAAAAATATGGAACTTCCCGATTAGCGGAAGGCGCACAAATTAATAATCGGAAAGTGCTGATTGTAGAAGATGTAGTAACTTCTGGTGGTCAAATTGTCATCTCAGCCCATCAGCTTCGTCAACTTGGGGCTGAAATTGATTACGCACTCTGCGTTATCGATCGCGAGGAAGGTGCTGTAGACAAACTCTTAGCTGAAGGGATCGTACTGCTTTCTCTACTCCAGCGTCGTGACTTTCCTACCTAA
- a CDS encoding 6-phosphogluconate dehydrogenase NAD-binding protein has translation MGTGCRDQRSTPVLIKQHFGIKLSMQIQTVGILSPGDMGQAIASVLNQNGLKTIAALEERSDRTRQLAAAAYIQDVGSVKQLVIESDVVLSVLVPAAATEAAEQVAEAIASIGKSILYVDANAISPQKVRTIGQIIESKGGEFVDASIIGPPPRVPNRTRIYASGRKAVELQQLRDYGLDIRVIGDEIGQASGLKMSYAALTKGLTAIGTELLIAAHRLGLDRQLWDEVSTSQPELAKILTRSLPSMTPKAHRWIGEMEEIADTFAALDLTDRIFQGAADVYRLVKETSLGKETPEQNKRDRPLSEIITALSQESLNSQ, from the coding sequence ATGGGTACTGGGTGCCGAGACCAACGAAGCACACCAGTACTTATTAAGCAGCATTTTGGAATCAAGCTTTCCATGCAAATTCAAACTGTTGGTATTTTAAGTCCGGGCGACATGGGGCAGGCGATCGCATCTGTACTCAATCAAAATGGTTTGAAGACCATTGCAGCGTTGGAGGAAAGAAGCGATCGCACTCGACAATTAGCCGCCGCAGCCTACATTCAGGATGTAGGTTCTGTGAAACAACTAGTAATTGAATCCGATGTGGTGCTGTCAGTTCTAGTTCCCGCAGCCGCCACTGAAGCAGCAGAACAAGTAGCTGAAGCTATAGCCAGCATTGGTAAAAGTATTTTATATGTTGATGCCAATGCTATATCACCCCAGAAAGTCAGAACTATTGGCCAAATTATTGAATCCAAGGGCGGAGAATTTGTCGATGCATCAATTATCGGCCCGCCTCCACGAGTTCCCAATCGCACCCGTATTTATGCATCAGGAAGAAAGGCAGTTGAACTTCAACAACTGCGAGATTATGGATTAGATATTAGGGTAATTGGCGATGAAATTGGTCAAGCTTCTGGGTTAAAGATGTCCTATGCAGCCCTCACAAAAGGATTGACAGCAATCGGTACAGAATTGCTGATTGCCGCCCATCGCCTTGGCTTAGATCGACAACTGTGGGATGAAGTATCGACTAGCCAACCAGAATTAGCAAAAATACTTACTCGTTCCCTGCCATCCATGACACCAAAAGCCCATCGATGGATTGGAGAAATGGAAGAGATTGCAGACACCTTTGCAGCCTTAGATTTGACCGATCGCATTTTTCAAGGTGCAGCTGATGTTTATCGCTTAGTGAAGGAAACCTCTTTGGGTAAGGAAACACCAGAACAGAACAAACGCGATCGCCCACTATCAGAAATCATTACCGCCCTTTCCCAAGAATCTTTAAACAGTCAATAG
- a CDS encoding phosphate binding protein, with protein sequence MNRRSLFKSSCYLTNFMLIISSITACNGGQELKSQVSIDGAAVGFPISLAVAEEYGKVKPQAQVSVASSGTGGGISKFCNGDIDIVGASRTIRDEEIKKCSSKKIEFVELPIALDGIAVIANRKNNFAKCLTIKELDKIWNAKSDGKILNWNQVNPKFPNQKLKLYAPASDTGTFDYMTQAVTGKAKKGRTDYTPSHNQNLLVQGVSGDATALGYVGISYYIQNQDKLNLVAVESPTGKCEKPVPVDNVIKNTYTPLSRPLFIYVSKKSLDNKPAVKEFVDFYLDNSWKWVDSVGYVALPDEAYVKVKQKFAKGETGTKFKKSKPGEPITNFI encoded by the coding sequence ATGAATCGGCGTAGCCTATTTAAATCTAGCTGTTATCTTACCAATTTCATGTTGATTATTAGTAGCATTACTGCTTGTAACGGCGGACAAGAATTGAAAAGTCAGGTGAGTATTGATGGTGCTGCTGTGGGGTTCCCAATTTCTTTAGCAGTTGCAGAAGAGTACGGTAAGGTAAAACCTCAAGCACAAGTTAGTGTCGCCTCTAGCGGGACTGGTGGTGGTATCAGTAAGTTTTGTAATGGTGATATTGATATTGTTGGTGCTTCTCGTACCATTAGGGATGAAGAAATCAAAAAATGTAGCAGTAAGAAAATTGAATTTGTAGAGTTACCCATAGCTTTAGATGGAATTGCTGTCATTGCTAATCGTAAAAATAACTTTGCTAAATGTCTAACTATTAAGGAATTAGATAAAATTTGGAATGCTAAATCAGACGGTAAAATTTTAAATTGGAATCAAGTAAATCCGAAATTTCCGAATCAAAAGCTCAAGTTATATGCGCCGGCTTCTGATACAGGAACATTTGATTATATGACTCAAGCTGTGACTGGCAAAGCTAAGAAAGGCAGAACAGATTATACTCCCAGTCACAATCAAAACCTACTCGTACAAGGGGTGTCAGGTGATGCTACAGCTTTGGGTTATGTCGGTATATCTTATTACATCCAAAACCAAGATAAATTAAATTTAGTAGCTGTAGAAAGCCCAACAGGAAAGTGTGAAAAACCCGTTCCAGTAGATAACGTCATCAAAAATACCTACACGCCCTTATCGCGTCCTTTATTCATCTATGTGAGTAAAAAATCTTTAGATAATAAACCAGCAGTTAAAGAGTTTGTAGATTTTTATCTAGATAATTCTTGGAAATGGGTAGATAGCGTTGGTTATGTAGCGCTACCAGATGAAGCCTACGTCAAAGTGAAACAAAAATTTGCAAAAGGTGAAACTGGGACAAAATTTAAAAAATCTAAACCTGGTGAACCAATCACCAACTTTATTTAA
- a CDS encoding amidase, which yields MSDITDLSASQLFSLYRDRQLSPVEVTKAALERIDTYNSSVNAFAIVDEKTALAEAYASEVRWQNGNPLGLVDGIPFTAKDLLLTKGLPTRRGSKAINANQPWEEDAPAIARLREQGAVLLGKTTTSEFGWKGVTDSPLTGITRNPWNTALTPGGSSGGAAVAAALGLGTIHLGTDGGGSSRTPAALTGVFGFKPTFGRVAGYPSAHTGTLFHIGVLVRTVTDAAITLNAIAHPDVRDWYALPETQQDYTSDLDRGVAGLRIAYSHNFGYAEVEPEVATLVKAAVDVFTKLGAIVEEVDPGFVNPRSIFQTLWKVGAAKLLRGFSPEQQAVIEEGLQAIAKEGDRITLAEYLSAQDAREALARHLQRFHEKYDLLITPTLPVVAFPVGQNRPPSYINHPERDWSPFTYPFNLTQQPAASVPCGFTQNGLPVGIQIVAAKYRDLLVLQAAKAYESVSPFIMPAQANTNLSQ from the coding sequence ATGTCAGATATTACCGATTTATCAGCTTCTCAACTATTTTCCCTGTATCGCGATCGCCAATTATCACCTGTTGAAGTCACCAAAGCCGCCCTAGAAAGAATCGATACTTACAATAGCTCAGTTAATGCCTTTGCGATCGTAGATGAAAAGACAGCTCTTGCTGAAGCATATGCCTCAGAAGTACGCTGGCAAAATGGTAATCCCCTAGGTTTGGTGGATGGAATACCCTTTACTGCCAAAGATTTACTGTTAACTAAAGGTTTACCCACACGCCGAGGAAGCAAAGCAATTAACGCTAATCAGCCTTGGGAAGAAGATGCACCTGCGATAGCCCGTCTACGGGAACAGGGAGCAGTTTTACTCGGAAAAACTACAACCTCGGAATTTGGTTGGAAAGGTGTCACCGATAGTCCTCTGACTGGTATCACCCGCAATCCTTGGAATACAGCACTTACCCCCGGAGGTAGTAGTGGCGGGGCGGCTGTAGCGGCTGCATTGGGCTTGGGAACAATCCACTTGGGTACAGATGGTGGCGGATCGTCAAGAACCCCAGCAGCGTTAACAGGAGTGTTTGGTTTCAAACCTACTTTTGGACGTGTGGCTGGCTATCCATCAGCCCATACAGGAACTCTGTTTCATATTGGCGTTTTGGTGCGCACTGTCACCGATGCAGCCATCACGTTGAATGCGATCGCTCATCCGGATGTGCGTGATTGGTATGCTTTACCAGAGACGCAACAGGACTATACTTCGGATTTGGATCGGGGTGTCGCTGGGCTGCGAATTGCTTACAGTCACAACTTTGGCTACGCTGAAGTTGAGCCAGAAGTCGCTACCTTGGTGAAAGCCGCAGTCGATGTGTTTACCAAACTCGGTGCTATTGTCGAAGAAGTCGATCCGGGTTTTGTCAATCCCCGCAGTATTTTCCAAACCTTATGGAAAGTGGGTGCAGCCAAGTTACTGCGCGGTTTTAGTCCAGAACAACAAGCTGTCATTGAAGAAGGCTTGCAGGCTATTGCCAAAGAGGGCGATCGCATTACACTAGCAGAATATCTCAGCGCCCAAGATGCTCGTGAAGCGTTAGCAAGACATCTGCAACGCTTTCACGAAAAGTACGATCTACTGATTACTCCCACCTTACCTGTAGTGGCTTTTCCCGTCGGGCAAAATAGACCCCCGTCATATATTAATCATCCTGAGCGAGATTGGTCGCCTTTTACATACCCTTTTAATCTCACACAACAACCTGCGGCATCTGTACCTTGTGGCTTCACTCAAAATGGTTTACCTGTAGGTATACAAATTGTCGCTGCCAAATACAGAGATTTACTAGTATTGCAAGCAGCTAAAGCTTACGAAAGTGTTTCTCCTTTCATCATGCCTGCACAAGCGAATACAAATCTTTCTCAGTAA